The Castor canadensis chromosome 13, mCasCan1.hap1v2, whole genome shotgun sequence genome has a window encoding:
- the Zdhhc12 gene encoding palmitoyltransferase ZDHHC12 isoform X2: MAPWALLSPGVLVRTGHTVLTWGITLVLFLHDTALRQWEEQGELFLPLTFLLLVLGSLLLYLAVSLMDPGYVNTQPQPQESKEEQTAMVPQVIPIRRCRYCLVLQPLRARHCRDCRRCVRRYDHHCPWMENCVGERNHPLFVAYLALQLVVLLWGLYLACPGSLGPLRRVRSPVLPALGAVVEVQWAPVCHLPAAVPLITGGRPAPGLAPLLGCQQHHHLGVHLLAPHRLPPPALQQPLRPWPDSQSSPLLLWLALGVLGDPLG; the protein is encoded by the exons ATGGCGCCGTGGGCGCTCCTTAGCCCTGGGGTCCTGGTGCGGACCGGGCACACCGTGCTGACCTGGGGAATAACACTGGTGCTCTTCCTGCACGATACCG CCCTTCGACAATGGGAAGAGCAGGGGGAGCTGTTCCTGCCCCTCACCTTCCTACTCCTGGTGTTGGGCTCCCTGCTGCTGTACTTGGCTGTGTCACTCATGGACCCAGGCTACGTGAACACTCAGCCCCAGCCCCAG GAGTCCAAGGAGGAGCAGACAGCTATGGTTCCTCAGGTCATCCCCATTCGGCGCTGCAGATACTGCCTGGTGCTG CAGCCCCTCCGGGCCCGGCACTGTCGTGACTGCCGCCGCTGTGTCCGCCGCTATGACCATCACTGCCCCTGGATGGAGAACTGCGTGGGGGAGCGTAACCACCCGCTCTTTGTGGCCTACCTGGCCCTCCAGCTGGTGGTGCTTCTGTGGGGCCTGTACCTGGCATG CCCTGGCTCTCTGGGCCCACTGAGGCGG GTCCGGTCTCCGGTTCTTCCAGCCCTGGGGGCTGTGGTTGAGGTCCAGTGGGCTCCTGTTTGCCACCTTCCTGCTGCTGTCCCTCTTATCACTGGTGGCCGGCCTGCTCCTGGCCTCGCACCTCTACTTGGTtgccagcaacaccaccacctgGGAGTTCATCTCCTCGCACCGCATCGCCTACCTCCGCCAGCGCTCCAGCAACCCCTTCGACCGTGGCCTGACTCGCAATCTAGCCCACTTCTTCTGTGGCTGGCCCTCGGGGTCCTGGGAGACCCTTTGggctga
- the Zdhhc12 gene encoding palmitoyltransferase ZDHHC12 isoform X1, with amino-acid sequence MAPWALLSPGVLVRTGHTVLTWGITLVLFLHDTALRQWEEQGELFLPLTFLLLVLGSLLLYLAVSLMDPGYVNTQPQPQESKEEQTAMVPQVIPIRRCRYCLVLQPLRARHCRDCRRCVRRYDHHCPWMENCVGERNHPLFVAYLALQLVVLLWGLYLAWSGLRFFQPWGLWLRSSGLLFATFLLLSLLSLVAGLLLASHLYLVASNTTTWEFISSHRIAYLRQRSSNPFDRGLTRNLAHFFCGWPSGSWETLWAEEAEEEGSSQAV; translated from the exons ATGGCGCCGTGGGCGCTCCTTAGCCCTGGGGTCCTGGTGCGGACCGGGCACACCGTGCTGACCTGGGGAATAACACTGGTGCTCTTCCTGCACGATACCG CCCTTCGACAATGGGAAGAGCAGGGGGAGCTGTTCCTGCCCCTCACCTTCCTACTCCTGGTGTTGGGCTCCCTGCTGCTGTACTTGGCTGTGTCACTCATGGACCCAGGCTACGTGAACACTCAGCCCCAGCCCCAG GAGTCCAAGGAGGAGCAGACAGCTATGGTTCCTCAGGTCATCCCCATTCGGCGCTGCAGATACTGCCTGGTGCTG CAGCCCCTCCGGGCCCGGCACTGTCGTGACTGCCGCCGCTGTGTCCGCCGCTATGACCATCACTGCCCCTGGATGGAGAACTGCGTGGGGGAGCGTAACCACCCGCTCTTTGTGGCCTACCTGGCCCTCCAGCTGGTGGTGCTTCTGTGGGGCCTGTACCTGGCATG GTCCGGTCTCCGGTTCTTCCAGCCCTGGGGGCTGTGGTTGAGGTCCAGTGGGCTCCTGTTTGCCACCTTCCTGCTGCTGTCCCTCTTATCACTGGTGGCCGGCCTGCTCCTGGCCTCGCACCTCTACTTGGTtgccagcaacaccaccacctgGGAGTTCATCTCCTCGCACCGCATCGCCTACCTCCGCCAGCGCTCCAGCAACCCCTTCGACCGTGGCCTGACTCGCAATCTAGCCCACTTCTTCTGTGGCTGGCCCTCGGGGTCCTGGGAGACCCTTTGggctgaggaggcagaggaggaaggcAGCAGCCAGGCTGTCTAG